The following are encoded in a window of Acinonyx jubatus isolate Ajub_Pintada_27869175 chromosome D4, VMU_Ajub_asm_v1.0, whole genome shotgun sequence genomic DNA:
- the NSMF gene encoding NMDA receptor synaptonuclear signaling and neuronal migration factor isoform X4: protein MGAAASRRRALRSEAMSSVAAKVRAARAFGEYLSQSHPENRNGADHLLADAYSGHDGSPEMQPAPQNKRRLSLVSNGRYEGSLSEEVIGGKPTAEGPQPRVYTISGEPALLPSPEAEAIELAVVKGRRQRERHPHHHSQPLRASPGGSREDISRPCQSWAGSRQGSKECPGCAQLAPGPSPSPRAFALDQPPLPEATSRRKKLERMYSVDRVSDDVPIRTWFPKENLFSFQTATTTMQANFRKHLRMVGSRRVKAQTFAERRERSFSRSWSDPTPMKADTSHDSRDSSDLQSSHCTLGEAFEDLDWETEKGLEAVACDTEGFVPPKVMLISSKVPKAEYIPTIIRRDDPSIIPILYDHEHATFEDILEEIEKKLNIYHKGAKIWKMLIFCQGGPGHLYLLKNKVATFAKVEKEEDMIHFWKRLSRLMSKVNPEPNVVHIMGCYILGNPNGEKLFQNLRTLMTPYRVTFESPLELSAQGKQMIETYFDFRLYRLWKSRQHSKLLDFEDVL, encoded by the exons ATGGGCGCCGCCGCCTCCCGGAGGAGGGCGCTGAGGAGCGAGGCCATGTCCTCGGTGGCGGCCAAAGTGCG AGCAGCCCGAGCATTTGGCGAGTACCTGTCCCAGAGTCACCCTGAGAATCGGAACGGTGCAG ACCACCTGCTGGCTGATGCCTACTCTGGCCACGACGGGTCCCCCGAGATGCAGCCAGCCCCCCAGAACAAGCGCCGCCTCTCCCTCGTCTCCAACGGCCGCTATGAGGGCAGTCTCTCAGAGGAGGTCATTGGTGGAAAACCGACCGCTGAGGGCCCCCAGCCCCGCGTGTACACCATCTCCGGGGAGCCTGCCCTGCTGCCCAGTCCCGAGGCCGAGGCCATCGAGCTGGCTGTGGTGAAGGGGCGGCGGCAGCGGGAGCGGCACCCCCACCACCACAGCCAGCCCCTGCGTGCCAGCCCAGGGGGCAGCCGCGAGGACATCAGCAGGCCCTGCCAGAGCTGGGCAGGCAGCCGCCAGGGCTCCAAGGAATGTCCCGGGTGCGCCCAGCTGGCCCCTGGTCCCAGCCCTTCCCCTCGGGCCTTTGCGCTGGACCAGCCACCTCTGCCTGAGGCCACCAGCCGCCGCAAGAAGCTGGAGAGGATGTACAGTGTTGATCGTGTGTCTG ATGACGTCCCCATCCGTACCTGGTTCCCCAAGGAAAACCTCTTCAGCTTCCAGACAGCAACCACAACTATGCAAGC GAACTTCCGCAAACACCTGCGCATGGTCGGCAGCCGGAGGGTGAAGGCCCAGA CGTTCGCAGAGCGGCGCGAGCGGAGCTTCAGCCGGTCCTGGAGCGACCCCACCCCCATGAAAGCCGACACTTCCCACGACTCCCGAGACA GTAGTGACCTGCAGAGCTCACACTGCACCCTGGGCGAGGCCTTTGAGGATCTGGACTGGGAGACCGAGAAGGGCTTGGAGGCGGTGGCCTGTGACACAGAGGGCTTTGTGCCCCCCAAGGTCATG CTCATCTCCTCCAAGGTGCCCAAAGCCGAGTACATCCCGACTATCATCCGCAGAGATGACCCGTCCATCATCCCCATCCTCTAT GACCACGAGCATGCGACTTTTGAGGACATCCTGG aggaaatagagaaaaagctGAACATCTATCACAAAGGGGCCAAGATCTGGAAGATGCTGATTTTCTGCCAG GGTGGCCCAGGACACCTGTACCTGCTCAAGAACAAGGTGGCCACCTTTGCCAAAGTAGAGAAGGAGGAGGACATGATCCA cttcTGGAAGCGCTTGAGCCGCCTGATGAGCAAAGTGAACCCAGAGCCGAACGTCGTCCACATCATGGGCTGCTACATTCTGGGAAACCCGAATGGGGAGAAG CTGTTCCAGAACCTCAGGACCCTCATGACCCCTTACAGGGTCACCTTTGAGTCCCCCCTGGAGCTGTCGGCCCAAG GGAAGCAGATGATAGAGACCTACTTTGACTTCCGGCTGTACCGCCTGTGGAAGAGCCGCCAGCACTCGAAGCTGCTGGACTTTGAGGATGTCCTGTGA
- the NSMF gene encoding NMDA receptor synaptonuclear signaling and neuronal migration factor isoform X1, with product MGAAASRRRALRSEAMSSVAAKVRAARAFGEYLSQSHPENRNGADHLLADAYSGHDGSPEMQPAPQNKRRLSLVSNGRYEGSLSEEVIGGKPTAEGPQPRVYTISGEPALLPSPEAEAIELAVVKGRRQRERHPHHHSQPLRASPGGSREDISRPCQSWAGSRQGSKECPGCAQLAPGPSPSPRAFALDQPPLPEATSRRKKLERMYSVDRVSDDVPIRTWFPKENLFSFQTATTTMQAADSWWFPRVFRGYAERKRRKRENDSASVIQRNFRKHLRMVGSRRVKAQTFAERRERSFSRSWSDPTPMKADTSHDSRDSSDLQSSHCTLGEAFEDLDWETEKGLEAVACDTEGFVPPKVMLISSKVPKAEYIPTIIRRDDPSIIPILYDHEHATFEDILEEIEKKLNIYHKGAKIWKMLIFCQGGPGHLYLLKNKVATFAKVEKEEDMIHFWKRLSRLMSKVNPEPNVVHIMGCYILGNPNGEKLFQNLRTLMTPYRVTFESPLELSAQGKQMIETYFDFRLYRLWKSRQHSKLLDFEDVL from the exons ATGGGCGCCGCCGCCTCCCGGAGGAGGGCGCTGAGGAGCGAGGCCATGTCCTCGGTGGCGGCCAAAGTGCG AGCAGCCCGAGCATTTGGCGAGTACCTGTCCCAGAGTCACCCTGAGAATCGGAACGGTGCAG ACCACCTGCTGGCTGATGCCTACTCTGGCCACGACGGGTCCCCCGAGATGCAGCCAGCCCCCCAGAACAAGCGCCGCCTCTCCCTCGTCTCCAACGGCCGCTATGAGGGCAGTCTCTCAGAGGAGGTCATTGGTGGAAAACCGACCGCTGAGGGCCCCCAGCCCCGCGTGTACACCATCTCCGGGGAGCCTGCCCTGCTGCCCAGTCCCGAGGCCGAGGCCATCGAGCTGGCTGTGGTGAAGGGGCGGCGGCAGCGGGAGCGGCACCCCCACCACCACAGCCAGCCCCTGCGTGCCAGCCCAGGGGGCAGCCGCGAGGACATCAGCAGGCCCTGCCAGAGCTGGGCAGGCAGCCGCCAGGGCTCCAAGGAATGTCCCGGGTGCGCCCAGCTGGCCCCTGGTCCCAGCCCTTCCCCTCGGGCCTTTGCGCTGGACCAGCCACCTCTGCCTGAGGCCACCAGCCGCCGCAAGAAGCTGGAGAGGATGTACAGTGTTGATCGTGTGTCTG ATGACGTCCCCATCCGTACCTGGTTCCCCAAGGAAAACCTCTTCAGCTTCCAGACAGCAACCACAACTATGCAAGC TGCTGACTCGTGGTGGTTTCCCAGGGTGTTCAGGGGCTACGCGGAGAGGAAGCGCCGGAAACGGGAGAATGATTCCGCGTCTGTAATCCAGAG GAACTTCCGCAAACACCTGCGCATGGTCGGCAGCCGGAGGGTGAAGGCCCAGA CGTTCGCAGAGCGGCGCGAGCGGAGCTTCAGCCGGTCCTGGAGCGACCCCACCCCCATGAAAGCCGACACTTCCCACGACTCCCGAGACA GTAGTGACCTGCAGAGCTCACACTGCACCCTGGGCGAGGCCTTTGAGGATCTGGACTGGGAGACCGAGAAGGGCTTGGAGGCGGTGGCCTGTGACACAGAGGGCTTTGTGCCCCCCAAGGTCATG CTCATCTCCTCCAAGGTGCCCAAAGCCGAGTACATCCCGACTATCATCCGCAGAGATGACCCGTCCATCATCCCCATCCTCTAT GACCACGAGCATGCGACTTTTGAGGACATCCTGG aggaaatagagaaaaagctGAACATCTATCACAAAGGGGCCAAGATCTGGAAGATGCTGATTTTCTGCCAG GGTGGCCCAGGACACCTGTACCTGCTCAAGAACAAGGTGGCCACCTTTGCCAAAGTAGAGAAGGAGGAGGACATGATCCA cttcTGGAAGCGCTTGAGCCGCCTGATGAGCAAAGTGAACCCAGAGCCGAACGTCGTCCACATCATGGGCTGCTACATTCTGGGAAACCCGAATGGGGAGAAG CTGTTCCAGAACCTCAGGACCCTCATGACCCCTTACAGGGTCACCTTTGAGTCCCCCCTGGAGCTGTCGGCCCAAG GGAAGCAGATGATAGAGACCTACTTTGACTTCCGGCTGTACCGCCTGTGGAAGAGCCGCCAGCACTCGAAGCTGCTGGACTTTGAGGATGTCCTGTGA
- the NSMF gene encoding NMDA receptor synaptonuclear signaling and neuronal migration factor isoform X5 yields MGAAASRRRALRSEAMSSVAAKVRAARAFGEYLSQSHPENRNGADHLLADAYSGHDGSPEMQPAPQNKRRLSLVSNGRYEGSLSEEVIGGKPTAEGPQPRVYTISGEPALLPSPEAEAIELAVVKGRRQRERHPHHHSQPLRASPGGSREDISRPCQSWAGSRQGSKECPGCAQLAPGPSPSPRAFALDQPPLPEATSRRKKLERMYSVDRVSDDVPIRTWFPKENLFSFQTATTTMQAVFRGYAERKRRKRENDSASVIQRNFRKHLRMVGSRRVKAQSSDLQSSHCTLGEAFEDLDWETEKGLEAVACDTEGFVPPKVMLISSKVPKAEYIPTIIRRDDPSIIPILYDHEHATFEDILEEIEKKLNIYHKGAKIWKMLIFCQGGPGHLYLLKNKVATFAKVEKEEDMIHFWKRLSRLMSKVNPEPNVVHIMGCYILGNPNGEKLFQNLRTLMTPYRVTFESPLELSAQGKQMIETYFDFRLYRLWKSRQHSKLLDFEDVL; encoded by the exons ATGGGCGCCGCCGCCTCCCGGAGGAGGGCGCTGAGGAGCGAGGCCATGTCCTCGGTGGCGGCCAAAGTGCG AGCAGCCCGAGCATTTGGCGAGTACCTGTCCCAGAGTCACCCTGAGAATCGGAACGGTGCAG ACCACCTGCTGGCTGATGCCTACTCTGGCCACGACGGGTCCCCCGAGATGCAGCCAGCCCCCCAGAACAAGCGCCGCCTCTCCCTCGTCTCCAACGGCCGCTATGAGGGCAGTCTCTCAGAGGAGGTCATTGGTGGAAAACCGACCGCTGAGGGCCCCCAGCCCCGCGTGTACACCATCTCCGGGGAGCCTGCCCTGCTGCCCAGTCCCGAGGCCGAGGCCATCGAGCTGGCTGTGGTGAAGGGGCGGCGGCAGCGGGAGCGGCACCCCCACCACCACAGCCAGCCCCTGCGTGCCAGCCCAGGGGGCAGCCGCGAGGACATCAGCAGGCCCTGCCAGAGCTGGGCAGGCAGCCGCCAGGGCTCCAAGGAATGTCCCGGGTGCGCCCAGCTGGCCCCTGGTCCCAGCCCTTCCCCTCGGGCCTTTGCGCTGGACCAGCCACCTCTGCCTGAGGCCACCAGCCGCCGCAAGAAGCTGGAGAGGATGTACAGTGTTGATCGTGTGTCTG ATGACGTCCCCATCCGTACCTGGTTCCCCAAGGAAAACCTCTTCAGCTTCCAGACAGCAACCACAACTATGCAAGC GGTGTTCAGGGGCTACGCGGAGAGGAAGCGCCGGAAACGGGAGAATGATTCCGCGTCTGTAATCCAGAG GAACTTCCGCAAACACCTGCGCATGGTCGGCAGCCGGAGGGTGAAGGCCCAGA GTAGTGACCTGCAGAGCTCACACTGCACCCTGGGCGAGGCCTTTGAGGATCTGGACTGGGAGACCGAGAAGGGCTTGGAGGCGGTGGCCTGTGACACAGAGGGCTTTGTGCCCCCCAAGGTCATG CTCATCTCCTCCAAGGTGCCCAAAGCCGAGTACATCCCGACTATCATCCGCAGAGATGACCCGTCCATCATCCCCATCCTCTAT GACCACGAGCATGCGACTTTTGAGGACATCCTGG aggaaatagagaaaaagctGAACATCTATCACAAAGGGGCCAAGATCTGGAAGATGCTGATTTTCTGCCAG GGTGGCCCAGGACACCTGTACCTGCTCAAGAACAAGGTGGCCACCTTTGCCAAAGTAGAGAAGGAGGAGGACATGATCCA cttcTGGAAGCGCTTGAGCCGCCTGATGAGCAAAGTGAACCCAGAGCCGAACGTCGTCCACATCATGGGCTGCTACATTCTGGGAAACCCGAATGGGGAGAAG CTGTTCCAGAACCTCAGGACCCTCATGACCCCTTACAGGGTCACCTTTGAGTCCCCCCTGGAGCTGTCGGCCCAAG GGAAGCAGATGATAGAGACCTACTTTGACTTCCGGCTGTACCGCCTGTGGAAGAGCCGCCAGCACTCGAAGCTGCTGGACTTTGAGGATGTCCTGTGA
- the NSMF gene encoding NMDA receptor synaptonuclear signaling and neuronal migration factor isoform X3 → MGAAASRRRALRSEAMSSVAAKVRAARAFGEYLSQSHPENRNGADHLLADAYSGHDGSPEMQPAPQNKRRLSLVSNGRYEGSLSEEVIGGKPTAEGPQPRVYTISGEPALLPSPEAEAIELAVVKGRRQRERHPHHHSQPLRASPGGSREDISRPCQSWAGSRQGSKECPGCAQLAPGPSPSPRAFALDQPPLPEATSRRKKLERMYSVDRVSDDVPIRTWFPKENLFSFQTATTTMQAADSWWFPRVFRGYAERKRRKRENDSASVIQRNFRKHLRMVGSRRVKAQSSDLQSSHCTLGEAFEDLDWETEKGLEAVACDTEGFVPPKVMLISSKVPKAEYIPTIIRRDDPSIIPILYDHEHATFEDILEEIEKKLNIYHKGAKIWKMLIFCQGGPGHLYLLKNKVATFAKVEKEEDMIHFWKRLSRLMSKVNPEPNVVHIMGCYILGNPNGEKLFQNLRTLMTPYRVTFESPLELSAQGKQMIETYFDFRLYRLWKSRQHSKLLDFEDVL, encoded by the exons ATGGGCGCCGCCGCCTCCCGGAGGAGGGCGCTGAGGAGCGAGGCCATGTCCTCGGTGGCGGCCAAAGTGCG AGCAGCCCGAGCATTTGGCGAGTACCTGTCCCAGAGTCACCCTGAGAATCGGAACGGTGCAG ACCACCTGCTGGCTGATGCCTACTCTGGCCACGACGGGTCCCCCGAGATGCAGCCAGCCCCCCAGAACAAGCGCCGCCTCTCCCTCGTCTCCAACGGCCGCTATGAGGGCAGTCTCTCAGAGGAGGTCATTGGTGGAAAACCGACCGCTGAGGGCCCCCAGCCCCGCGTGTACACCATCTCCGGGGAGCCTGCCCTGCTGCCCAGTCCCGAGGCCGAGGCCATCGAGCTGGCTGTGGTGAAGGGGCGGCGGCAGCGGGAGCGGCACCCCCACCACCACAGCCAGCCCCTGCGTGCCAGCCCAGGGGGCAGCCGCGAGGACATCAGCAGGCCCTGCCAGAGCTGGGCAGGCAGCCGCCAGGGCTCCAAGGAATGTCCCGGGTGCGCCCAGCTGGCCCCTGGTCCCAGCCCTTCCCCTCGGGCCTTTGCGCTGGACCAGCCACCTCTGCCTGAGGCCACCAGCCGCCGCAAGAAGCTGGAGAGGATGTACAGTGTTGATCGTGTGTCTG ATGACGTCCCCATCCGTACCTGGTTCCCCAAGGAAAACCTCTTCAGCTTCCAGACAGCAACCACAACTATGCAAGC TGCTGACTCGTGGTGGTTTCCCAGGGTGTTCAGGGGCTACGCGGAGAGGAAGCGCCGGAAACGGGAGAATGATTCCGCGTCTGTAATCCAGAG GAACTTCCGCAAACACCTGCGCATGGTCGGCAGCCGGAGGGTGAAGGCCCAGA GTAGTGACCTGCAGAGCTCACACTGCACCCTGGGCGAGGCCTTTGAGGATCTGGACTGGGAGACCGAGAAGGGCTTGGAGGCGGTGGCCTGTGACACAGAGGGCTTTGTGCCCCCCAAGGTCATG CTCATCTCCTCCAAGGTGCCCAAAGCCGAGTACATCCCGACTATCATCCGCAGAGATGACCCGTCCATCATCCCCATCCTCTAT GACCACGAGCATGCGACTTTTGAGGACATCCTGG aggaaatagagaaaaagctGAACATCTATCACAAAGGGGCCAAGATCTGGAAGATGCTGATTTTCTGCCAG GGTGGCCCAGGACACCTGTACCTGCTCAAGAACAAGGTGGCCACCTTTGCCAAAGTAGAGAAGGAGGAGGACATGATCCA cttcTGGAAGCGCTTGAGCCGCCTGATGAGCAAAGTGAACCCAGAGCCGAACGTCGTCCACATCATGGGCTGCTACATTCTGGGAAACCCGAATGGGGAGAAG CTGTTCCAGAACCTCAGGACCCTCATGACCCCTTACAGGGTCACCTTTGAGTCCCCCCTGGAGCTGTCGGCCCAAG GGAAGCAGATGATAGAGACCTACTTTGACTTCCGGCTGTACCGCCTGTGGAAGAGCCGCCAGCACTCGAAGCTGCTGGACTTTGAGGATGTCCTGTGA
- the NSMF gene encoding NMDA receptor synaptonuclear signaling and neuronal migration factor isoform X6, which yields MGAAASRRRALRSEAMSSVAAKVRAARAFGEYLSQSHPENRNGADHLLADAYSGHDGSPEMQPAPQNKRRLSLVSNGRYEGSLSEEVIGGKPTAEGPQPRVYTISGEPALLPSPEAEAIELAVVKGRRQRERHPHHHSQPLRASPGGSREDISRPCQSWAGSRQGSKECPGCAQLAPGPSPSPRAFALDQPPLPEATSRRKKLERMYSVDRVSDDVPIRTWFPKENLFSFQTATTTMQAADSWWFPRVFRGYAERKRRKRENDSASVIQRNFRKHLRMVGSRRVKAQTFAERRERSFSRSWSDPTPMKADTSHDSRDSSDLQSSHCTLGEAFEDLDWETEKGLEAVACDTEGFVPPKVMLISSKVPKAEYIPTIIRRDDPSIIPILYDHEHATFEDILEEIEKKLNIYHKGAKIWKMLIFCQFLTGWPRTPVPAQEQGGHLCQSREGGGHDPLLEALEPPDEQSEPRAERRPHHGLLHSGKPEWGEAVPEPQDPHDPLQGHL from the exons ATGGGCGCCGCCGCCTCCCGGAGGAGGGCGCTGAGGAGCGAGGCCATGTCCTCGGTGGCGGCCAAAGTGCG AGCAGCCCGAGCATTTGGCGAGTACCTGTCCCAGAGTCACCCTGAGAATCGGAACGGTGCAG ACCACCTGCTGGCTGATGCCTACTCTGGCCACGACGGGTCCCCCGAGATGCAGCCAGCCCCCCAGAACAAGCGCCGCCTCTCCCTCGTCTCCAACGGCCGCTATGAGGGCAGTCTCTCAGAGGAGGTCATTGGTGGAAAACCGACCGCTGAGGGCCCCCAGCCCCGCGTGTACACCATCTCCGGGGAGCCTGCCCTGCTGCCCAGTCCCGAGGCCGAGGCCATCGAGCTGGCTGTGGTGAAGGGGCGGCGGCAGCGGGAGCGGCACCCCCACCACCACAGCCAGCCCCTGCGTGCCAGCCCAGGGGGCAGCCGCGAGGACATCAGCAGGCCCTGCCAGAGCTGGGCAGGCAGCCGCCAGGGCTCCAAGGAATGTCCCGGGTGCGCCCAGCTGGCCCCTGGTCCCAGCCCTTCCCCTCGGGCCTTTGCGCTGGACCAGCCACCTCTGCCTGAGGCCACCAGCCGCCGCAAGAAGCTGGAGAGGATGTACAGTGTTGATCGTGTGTCTG ATGACGTCCCCATCCGTACCTGGTTCCCCAAGGAAAACCTCTTCAGCTTCCAGACAGCAACCACAACTATGCAAGC TGCTGACTCGTGGTGGTTTCCCAGGGTGTTCAGGGGCTACGCGGAGAGGAAGCGCCGGAAACGGGAGAATGATTCCGCGTCTGTAATCCAGAG GAACTTCCGCAAACACCTGCGCATGGTCGGCAGCCGGAGGGTGAAGGCCCAGA CGTTCGCAGAGCGGCGCGAGCGGAGCTTCAGCCGGTCCTGGAGCGACCCCACCCCCATGAAAGCCGACACTTCCCACGACTCCCGAGACA GTAGTGACCTGCAGAGCTCACACTGCACCCTGGGCGAGGCCTTTGAGGATCTGGACTGGGAGACCGAGAAGGGCTTGGAGGCGGTGGCCTGTGACACAGAGGGCTTTGTGCCCCCCAAGGTCATG CTCATCTCCTCCAAGGTGCCCAAAGCCGAGTACATCCCGACTATCATCCGCAGAGATGACCCGTCCATCATCCCCATCCTCTAT GACCACGAGCATGCGACTTTTGAGGACATCCTGG aggaaatagagaaaaagctGAACATCTATCACAAAGGGGCCAAGATCTGGAAGATGCTGATTTTCTGCCAG TTTCTTACAGGGTGGCCCAGGACACCTGTACCTGCTCAAGAACAAGGTGGCCACCTTTGCCAAAGTAGAGAAGGAGGAGGACATGATCCA cttcTGGAAGCGCTTGAGCCGCCTGATGAGCAAAGTGAACCCAGAGCCGAACGTCGTCCACATCATGGGCTGCTACATTCTGGGAAACCCGAATGGGGAGAAG CTGTTCCAGAACCTCAGGACCCTCATGACCCCTTACAGGGTCACCTTTGA
- the NSMF gene encoding NMDA receptor synaptonuclear signaling and neuronal migration factor isoform X2, translating to MGAAASRRRALRSEAMSSVAAKVRAARAFGEYLSQSHPENRNGADHLLADAYSGHDGSPEMQPAPQNKRRLSLVSNGRYEGSLSEEVIGGKPTAEGPQPRVYTISGEPALLPSPEAEAIELAVVKGRRQRERHPHHHSQPLRASPGGSREDISRPCQSWAGSRQGSKECPGCAQLAPGPSPSPRAFALDQPPLPEATSRRKKLERMYSVDRVSDDVPIRTWFPKENLFSFQTATTTMQAVFRGYAERKRRKRENDSASVIQRNFRKHLRMVGSRRVKAQTFAERRERSFSRSWSDPTPMKADTSHDSRDSSDLQSSHCTLGEAFEDLDWETEKGLEAVACDTEGFVPPKVMLISSKVPKAEYIPTIIRRDDPSIIPILYDHEHATFEDILEEIEKKLNIYHKGAKIWKMLIFCQGGPGHLYLLKNKVATFAKVEKEEDMIHFWKRLSRLMSKVNPEPNVVHIMGCYILGNPNGEKLFQNLRTLMTPYRVTFESPLELSAQGKQMIETYFDFRLYRLWKSRQHSKLLDFEDVL from the exons ATGGGCGCCGCCGCCTCCCGGAGGAGGGCGCTGAGGAGCGAGGCCATGTCCTCGGTGGCGGCCAAAGTGCG AGCAGCCCGAGCATTTGGCGAGTACCTGTCCCAGAGTCACCCTGAGAATCGGAACGGTGCAG ACCACCTGCTGGCTGATGCCTACTCTGGCCACGACGGGTCCCCCGAGATGCAGCCAGCCCCCCAGAACAAGCGCCGCCTCTCCCTCGTCTCCAACGGCCGCTATGAGGGCAGTCTCTCAGAGGAGGTCATTGGTGGAAAACCGACCGCTGAGGGCCCCCAGCCCCGCGTGTACACCATCTCCGGGGAGCCTGCCCTGCTGCCCAGTCCCGAGGCCGAGGCCATCGAGCTGGCTGTGGTGAAGGGGCGGCGGCAGCGGGAGCGGCACCCCCACCACCACAGCCAGCCCCTGCGTGCCAGCCCAGGGGGCAGCCGCGAGGACATCAGCAGGCCCTGCCAGAGCTGGGCAGGCAGCCGCCAGGGCTCCAAGGAATGTCCCGGGTGCGCCCAGCTGGCCCCTGGTCCCAGCCCTTCCCCTCGGGCCTTTGCGCTGGACCAGCCACCTCTGCCTGAGGCCACCAGCCGCCGCAAGAAGCTGGAGAGGATGTACAGTGTTGATCGTGTGTCTG ATGACGTCCCCATCCGTACCTGGTTCCCCAAGGAAAACCTCTTCAGCTTCCAGACAGCAACCACAACTATGCAAGC GGTGTTCAGGGGCTACGCGGAGAGGAAGCGCCGGAAACGGGAGAATGATTCCGCGTCTGTAATCCAGAG GAACTTCCGCAAACACCTGCGCATGGTCGGCAGCCGGAGGGTGAAGGCCCAGA CGTTCGCAGAGCGGCGCGAGCGGAGCTTCAGCCGGTCCTGGAGCGACCCCACCCCCATGAAAGCCGACACTTCCCACGACTCCCGAGACA GTAGTGACCTGCAGAGCTCACACTGCACCCTGGGCGAGGCCTTTGAGGATCTGGACTGGGAGACCGAGAAGGGCTTGGAGGCGGTGGCCTGTGACACAGAGGGCTTTGTGCCCCCCAAGGTCATG CTCATCTCCTCCAAGGTGCCCAAAGCCGAGTACATCCCGACTATCATCCGCAGAGATGACCCGTCCATCATCCCCATCCTCTAT GACCACGAGCATGCGACTTTTGAGGACATCCTGG aggaaatagagaaaaagctGAACATCTATCACAAAGGGGCCAAGATCTGGAAGATGCTGATTTTCTGCCAG GGTGGCCCAGGACACCTGTACCTGCTCAAGAACAAGGTGGCCACCTTTGCCAAAGTAGAGAAGGAGGAGGACATGATCCA cttcTGGAAGCGCTTGAGCCGCCTGATGAGCAAAGTGAACCCAGAGCCGAACGTCGTCCACATCATGGGCTGCTACATTCTGGGAAACCCGAATGGGGAGAAG CTGTTCCAGAACCTCAGGACCCTCATGACCCCTTACAGGGTCACCTTTGAGTCCCCCCTGGAGCTGTCGGCCCAAG GGAAGCAGATGATAGAGACCTACTTTGACTTCCGGCTGTACCGCCTGTGGAAGAGCCGCCAGCACTCGAAGCTGCTGGACTTTGAGGATGTCCTGTGA